In the Flagellimonas sp. MMG031 genome, one interval contains:
- a CDS encoding ribonuclease H family protein: protein MAKKKKFYVVWKGKHPGIFESWTDCKAQIDGVKGAQYKSFATFEEAKKAFNGNYLEYKGKSKSKSELSPEELLKIGEPNYNSIAVDAASSGNPGKMEYRGVDTKTKRVLFHQGPFEQGTSNVGEFLALVHGLAFLQQKKSDRILYSDSRIAIGWVRKKKCGTKLEKTVKNTQLFELIERAELWLKKNRFNTPIVKWETKAWGEIPADFGRK, encoded by the coding sequence ATGGCCAAGAAAAAGAAATTTTATGTGGTTTGGAAGGGAAAGCACCCGGGCATTTTTGAGTCTTGGACAGATTGCAAGGCCCAAATTGACGGCGTAAAAGGTGCGCAATACAAATCGTTCGCCACTTTTGAGGAGGCCAAAAAGGCCTTTAATGGCAACTATTTGGAATACAAAGGCAAATCCAAGAGCAAAAGCGAACTAAGTCCCGAGGAACTTTTAAAAATCGGCGAACCCAATTACAATTCCATTGCCGTAGATGCCGCTTCAAGCGGAAACCCCGGAAAGATGGAATACCGCGGTGTGGACACCAAGACCAAACGGGTTCTTTTTCATCAAGGTCCGTTTGAGCAGGGAACCAGCAATGTAGGCGAATTTTTGGCATTGGTGCACGGACTTGCCTTTCTACAACAAAAAAAGAGCGACCGAATCCTGTACTCCGATTCCCGAATTGCCATTGGTTGGGTGCGCAAGAAAAAGTGTGGTACCAAACTGGAAAAAACCGTTAAAAATACCCAGCTTTTTGAACTGATCGAACGGGCGGAACTTTGGCTCAAAAAAAATAGGTTCAACACCCCAATTGTGAAGTGGGAAACCAAGGCTTGGGGAGAAATCCCAGCCGACTTTGGCAGAAAGTAA
- a CDS encoding PfkB family carbohydrate kinase, which translates to MGKLLIVGTMAFDAIETPFGKTGRILGGAGTFIGLAASQFDIDSAIVSVVGDDFPQSYMDILKNKDIDLSGVEVVKGGKTFFWEGKYHNDLNSRDTLATELNTLADFNPVVPDHYTDADIVMLGNLHPNIQLSVINQMEKRPKLIVLDTMNFWMDNTWDDLMKVISKIDVITINDEEARQLTNEYSLVKAAAKIQEMGPKYVVIKKGEHGALLFHKEQIFFGPALPLEEVFDPTGAGDTFAGGFAGYLTEAGNISFESMKNAIIHGSNLASFCVERFGTERMVDLKKSEVDGRLAQFKELTQFNIELT; encoded by the coding sequence ATGGGTAAATTACTGATTGTGGGAACCATGGCATTCGATGCCATTGAAACACCGTTCGGGAAAACTGGCAGAATACTGGGGGGCGCAGGAACCTTTATAGGTTTGGCCGCTTCACAGTTTGATATTGACTCCGCCATTGTATCCGTTGTGGGTGATGACTTTCCACAATCCTACATGGATATTTTAAAGAACAAGGACATTGACCTTAGCGGCGTGGAAGTTGTGAAAGGGGGCAAAACATTTTTCTGGGAAGGAAAATATCATAACGACCTCAACTCACGGGACACTTTGGCCACCGAGCTCAATACCTTGGCCGATTTTAACCCTGTTGTTCCCGACCATTATACCGATGCCGATATTGTGATGTTGGGTAACCTGCATCCCAATATTCAGTTGAGTGTAATTAATCAGATGGAAAAACGACCAAAACTTATAGTTTTGGATACCATGAACTTTTGGATGGACAATACTTGGGACGATTTGATGAAGGTGATTTCCAAAATAGATGTGATTACCATTAATGACGAAGAGGCAAGACAATTGACCAACGAATATTCTTTAGTGAAGGCTGCGGCCAAAATTCAGGAGATGGGTCCCAAATACGTGGTGATCAAAAAAGGGGAGCACGGAGCACTTTTGTTTCATAAGGAGCAAATTTTCTTTGGCCCGGCGCTTCCTTTGGAAGAGGTTTTCGATCCCACGGGAGCAGGTGATACCTTTGCCGGTGGCTTTGCAGGCTATTTGACCGAAGCAGGGAATATCTCTTTTGAGAGTATGAAAAATGCCATCATCCACGGCTCCAATTTGGCGTCGTTCTGTGTGGAACGCTTTGGTACCGAACGGATGGTGGATCTAAAAAAGAGCGAGGTGGATGGCCGCCTGGCTCAGTTTAAGGAGTTGACACAGTTCAATATTGAATTAACATAA
- a CDS encoding amidophosphoribosyltransferase — protein MSDPIKHECGISLIRLLKPLEYYKEKYGTAFYGVNKMYLMMEKQHNRGQDGAGFASIKMDMEPGERYMSRVRSAEQQPIQDIFAQINNRINTALKQNPDREDDVAWQKKNIPYIGELLMGHVRYGTFGKNSIESVHPFLRQNNWMHRNLIVAGNFNMTNVDELFGNLVELGQHPKEKADTVTVMEKIGHFLDDAVAKLYKQIKKEGYTKREASALIAERLNVAKILRKASKNWDGGYAMSGLIGHGDAFVMRDPAGIRPAYYYQDDEVVVVASERPVIQTVFNVNFEDVHELDPGHAVIIKKSGSMALKQILEPTERKACSFERIYFSRGSDKEIYQERKKLGKLVFPEILKSIDNDLENTVFSYIPNTAETSFFGMVKEAQNYLNKKKEEQILAMEGNIDREELHRILAIRPRIEKVAIKDAKLRTFITQDSSRDDLVTHVYDISYGSVKSTDNLVIIDDSIVRGTTLKRSILKILDRLSPKKIIVVSSAPQIRYPDCYGIDMAKLEDFVAFKAAKALHEDHGTTHLIEEIYHKCVAQTKAPNKEAINHVKEFYAPFSAKQISKKIGEILCPEGINAEVEIIYQTIEGLHSACPKNLGDWYFTGNYPTPGGNRVVNKAFINFFEGKNERAY, from the coding sequence ATGAGTGATCCCATTAAGCACGAATGCGGAATATCATTGATCCGTTTGCTTAAACCCTTGGAGTACTACAAAGAAAAGTACGGTACAGCTTTTTACGGCGTAAACAAGATGTACCTAATGATGGAGAAGCAGCACAACCGCGGACAGGACGGTGCCGGTTTTGCAAGTATCAAAATGGATATGGAACCCGGGGAACGGTACATGAGCCGTGTACGATCGGCCGAGCAACAGCCCATTCAAGATATCTTCGCCCAGATCAACAATCGCATCAATACCGCTTTAAAGCAAAATCCCGATCGGGAAGATGACGTGGCCTGGCAGAAAAAGAACATCCCATACATCGGAGAACTTTTGATGGGACATGTTCGCTACGGAACTTTTGGAAAAAACAGTATAGAAAGTGTACACCCTTTTTTGAGGCAGAACAACTGGATGCACCGTAACCTTATTGTTGCCGGAAACTTTAACATGACCAATGTTGATGAGCTCTTCGGAAATCTGGTGGAATTGGGACAGCACCCCAAGGAAAAGGCCGACACTGTAACGGTGATGGAAAAAATTGGCCATTTTTTGGATGATGCCGTTGCCAAACTTTACAAACAGATCAAAAAAGAAGGTTATACCAAAAGAGAGGCCTCAGCACTTATCGCCGAACGATTGAACGTAGCCAAAATCTTAAGGAAAGCTTCCAAAAACTGGGATGGCGGTTATGCCATGAGCGGACTTATAGGGCATGGGGATGCCTTTGTGATGCGGGACCCTGCGGGAATCCGTCCGGCCTATTACTATCAAGATGATGAAGTTGTGGTCGTAGCATCGGAACGGCCTGTGATCCAAACCGTTTTCAATGTAAATTTTGAAGATGTGCACGAGTTGGACCCCGGTCATGCCGTAATCATCAAAAAAAGTGGTTCCATGGCCTTGAAACAGATTTTGGAACCTACGGAACGTAAAGCATGTTCTTTCGAACGCATCTATTTCTCGCGTGGTAGCGATAAGGAAATCTATCAGGAACGAAAAAAACTGGGGAAATTGGTTTTTCCAGAAATACTGAAGTCCATCGACAACGATTTGGAGAATACTGTTTTCTCCTATATACCTAACACCGCGGAAACGTCGTTCTTTGGAATGGTGAAAGAAGCACAGAATTACCTCAACAAGAAAAAGGAAGAGCAGATTCTGGCCATGGAAGGCAATATCGATAGAGAAGAGCTTCACCGAATCCTCGCCATCCGCCCGCGGATTGAAAAAGTGGCCATTAAGGATGCCAAACTTCGAACTTTTATTACACAAGACAGTAGTCGTGATGATTTGGTGACCCATGTTTACGACATTTCCTATGGTTCCGTAAAAAGCACGGACAATCTTGTGATTATCGACGACAGTATTGTTAGAGGTACCACACTGAAGCGTAGTATCCTCAAAATTTTGGACCGATTATCACCAAAGAAAATCATAGTAGTGTCCTCGGCTCCACAAATCCGCTATCCGGATTGTTACGGTATCGATATGGCCAAACTGGAAGATTTTGTAGCCTTTAAGGCGGCAAAGGCACTTCACGAGGATCACGGCACCACCCATTTGATTGAAGAAATCTATCATAAGTGTGTGGCCCAGACCAAGGCGCCGAACAAAGAGGCCATCAATCATGTCAAGGAGTTCTATGCACCTTTCTCGGCCAAACAGATTTCCAAAAAGATTGGAGAAATCCTGTGTCCAGAGGGCATCAATGCAGAGGTTGAGATTATCTATCAAACCATTGAAGGGCTGCACAGCGCCTGTCCAAAAAATTTGGGTGACTGGTACTTTACCGGAAATTACCCAACTCCGGGAGGAAATAGGGTGGTCAATAAGGCCTTTATCAACTTTTTTGAGGGCAAGAACGAGCGTGCCTATTAA
- a CDS encoding superoxide dismutase, with translation MAFELPKLPYAYDALEPHIDARTMEIHHTKHHNGYTTKLNGAIEGTDLEGKGIVDILSNLDMSNGAVRNNGGGFFNHSLFWEVMSPNGGGKPSGELASAIDEAFGSFDAFKEKFSNAAATQFGSGWAWLCVHKGGKLEVCSTPNQDNPIMPGVACEGYPILGLDVWEHAYYLHYQNLRPDYIAAFFNVINWDKVSENYAASK, from the coding sequence ATGGCTTTTGAATTACCTAAATTACCGTATGCATACGATGCGTTGGAACCTCATATAGACGCTAGAACCATGGAAATCCACCATACCAAGCACCACAATGGATATACCACCAAACTGAACGGTGCCATTGAAGGAACTGACTTGGAAGGGAAGGGAATCGTGGATATTCTTTCCAATTTGGACATGTCCAACGGAGCCGTGAGGAACAATGGAGGCGGGTTTTTTAACCACAGCCTGTTCTGGGAAGTAATGTCCCCAAACGGAGGCGGAAAACCATCCGGTGAATTGGCTTCCGCGATTGATGAGGCTTTTGGATCCTTCGATGCCTTTAAAGAAAAGTTCTCCAATGCTGCAGCTACGCAGTTTGGCTCTGGATGGGCTTGGTTGTGCGTGCACAAAGGCGGTAAATTGGAAGTTTGCTCCACTCCTAACCAAGATAACCCCATTATGCCCGGAGTAGCTTGTGAGGGATACCCAATTTTGGGCTTGGATGTTTGGGAGCATGCCTACTATTTGCACTACCAAAACCTAAGACCGGATTACATTGCTGCATTCTTTAATGTGATCAATTGGGACAAGGTTTCCGAAAATTATGCAGCTAGTAAATAG